In Bacteroides cellulosilyticus, the genomic stretch CATGGAATAACTACATAGAACTGACCGGGGCACGCGAAAATAACCTAAAAGGAGTAAACGTGCGCTTTCCTCTGAATGTAATGACTGTAGTGACCGGCGTCAGCGGATCGGGAAAGAGTACTCTGGTACGCGACATCTTCTTCCGTGCCCTGAAACGCGAACTGGATGAGTGCAGCGAACGTCCGGGCGAATTCGCTTCTATCGGCGGTGACCTGCAAAACCTGCGAAATGTAGAATTTGTAGATCAGAACCCTATTGGCAAATCCAGTCGTTCAAATCCTGTAACTTATATCAAGGCTTACGACGAAATCCGCAAACTATGGGCAGATCAACCACTTGCCAAACAAATGGGATACACTGCCGGCTACTTTTCATTTAACAGTGAGGGCGGACGTTGCGAAGAATGTAAAGGTGACGGAACCATCACAGTAGAAATGCAATTCATGGCCGACTTGGTGTTGGAATGTGAAACTTGTCACGGAAAACGCTTCAAAGCTGATACACTGGAGGTTAAGTTCCATGATGCTAACATCTACGATGTACTGGAAATGACCGTGAACCAAGCTATAGAGTTCTTCACTAAACACGGACAGAAGAAGATAGTAAAAAAACTCGCTCCACTACAAGATGTAGGACTAGGCTACATCAAACTGGGACAGTCTTCCTCTACCCTTTCAGGTGGTGAAAACCAACGCGTGAAGCTGGCTTATTACCTCAGTCAGGAAAAGGCAGACCCTACCCTGTTCATCTTCGACGAACCGACTACAGGATTGCATTTCCATGATATTCGCAAATTACTAGAGGCTTTTGACGCCTTGATATTACGGGGACATTCCATCGTAATCATCGAGCACAACATGGACGTTATCAAGTGTGCCGACTATGTGATAGACCTCGGACCGGAAGGTGGCGACAAAGGTGGAAATCTGGTAGCGGCAGGTACACCGGAAGAAGTGGCAAAATGTGCGGCAAGTTATACAGGACAATTCCTGCAAGAAAAACTGCACATGAAATAATTGAATTTATAATAATCTGCAAAACGGAAAAATCTTAACCCGCTTAATTCATAATAGGAGTTAAAGAAGTTATCACTTCGTTAGGAGTTAAAGGAGTTAGAGCCGATAGTGCTTTTTACGGATGTCAATAGTATTGGCTCTAACTCCTGCGTATGAGTTATGTAAGTTAGAAGTAGAAACCGAAACCAACCTTCAGACCAAATACCGAACGGTCACCGTTTACGTTCCAGTACACAGCCGGCTCAAGTGTCACCGTCCTCGACAGGAAGAAAGCGTAACCCGCTTCAGCACCGAAAGAAAACTTGGTATCATCGCTTGTCCCCCAATCCCAACGGTCTACGTTGACATCAGCGCCCAGATATAGACCAATCTTACTGAAATAGTAACGACCGCCTACACCGAGGGTATAAACATCCGTATCACCTCCTTTTTCATTCCATTTGGCTCCTGCATGTATCAGTAACGCCACATTATCCAGCAGAAACGCACCACCTTTGGCTTCAATGCCAAATGAAGTCTTGTCTGTCTCTGTATTATGCGACAAACCTAAGCCGGAAATCGACGGATTCAAGATCCACTTTCCTTTTTCAAATTGTGCCTGGGCAGCCACTGTGGCCACAAGCAGACAAACGAGTAATGCTAATTTTTTCATTGTTACTTATTAGTTTTTGGTGTTATTGTACTTCTCATCTTCCTCTTTACGTTTTCGCTGCAAGTCTTCTTTCTTACGCAACACCAACCAGAGGATAAACACAATGATATAGGATGCTGCAACAGTGACGTATTTTTCCGTATCACTGATAACAGTGTTGCGCGGCAGGAAATAAGCTGCCGTAGCACTCACATAGATAAGCAGAGCGATCGTGATGCTTGTAGATTTTTTAAATCTCTTCATTACCAAAGTTTTTTAGTCGTTTTAAAATACCAGATACTAAACCAGAGCGCAGCTACCACAGCCGCCAGGATGGCAACACCGAGAGCTGCCTGAGGTCCTAAGCCAAAGCCTTCGGGGGCTATGCAGATGTATGTTGTACAAACAGTTGTCATAAATACAGCCGGAACATAAGTTACATAAAAGTAATGCCCTTTCTTTTCACGCACCAGATAGACGGTAATCGCCCAAAGCGTAAAGACGGAAAGCGTCTGATTGGTCCATGCAAAGTAACGCCAAATCATGTCAAAGCCCTCTTTGTCGCTCAAACTGTAGAGCAACAAACCAATAGCAGCGAGAAACATAGGAATACATATATACAAACGACGACGCATGGATTTTTGTTCCATTCCGAGGAAGTCTGCCACAATAAGGCGGGCAGAGCGGAAAGCGGTATCACCACTCGTGATAGGCGCGGCAATCACACCTAATATAGCAAGGAATCCTCCCGCAGTACCGAGCCAATCTTTGGTGATAGCATCCACTACTACGGCAGCATTCGTCTCCCCCATTCCGTTTTCATGAAAGAAATAGGTGGCAGCTGCAGCCCAAATCAGGGCAACAATACCTTCGGTAATCATAGCACCATAGAACACAGGGCGACCGTGACGTTCACTCGTCATACAACGGGCCATCAACGGACTTTGCGTAGCATGAAAACCACTGATAGCACCACAGGCTATGCT encodes the following:
- a CDS encoding outer membrane beta-barrel protein, with product MKKLALLVCLLVATVAAQAQFEKGKWILNPSISGLGLSHNTETDKTSFGIEAKGGAFLLDNVALLIHAGAKWNEKGGDTDVYTLGVGGRYYFSKIGLYLGADVNVDRWDWGTSDDTKFSFGAEAGYAFFLSRTVTLEPAVYWNVNGDRSVFGLKVGFGFYF
- a CDS encoding carbon starvation protein A encodes the protein MITFTLCLLALIAGYFLYGRFIEHIFGPDDRKTPALTKTDGVDYIPLPTWKIFMIQFLNIAGLGPIFGAIMGAKFGVSSYLWIVLGSIFAGAVHDYLAGMLSLRNGGESLPEIIGRYLGVTTKQVMRGFTVLLMILVGAVFVAGPAGLLAKLTPESLDVTFWIIVVFIYYIFATLLPVDKIIGKIYPLFAVALLFMAVGILVMLYVKHPVLPEFWDGLQNTNPNAAELPIFPIMFVSIACGAISGFHATQSPLMARCMTSERHGRPVFYGAMITEGIVALIWAAAATYFFHENGMGETNAAVVVDAITKDWLGTAGGFLAILGVIAAPITSGDTAFRSARLIVADFLGMEQKSMRRRLYICIPMFLAAIGLLLYSLSDKEGFDMIWRYFAWTNQTLSVFTLWAITVYLVREKKGHYFYVTYVPAVFMTTVCTTYICIAPEGFGLGPQAALGVAILAAVVAALWFSIWYFKTTKKLW